In Natranaerobius thermophilus JW/NM-WN-LF, the genomic stretch AAGTGTTGATGTCCAAGGTTTTATTGCGCACATTGCAAATGGTAAACCAAGGGAAGCAGCTAGCGTTGTAAGAGAACAAATGCCCTTCCCTTCCAGTGTAGGTAGGGTTTGTCCTAAATTCTGTGAAGAAAAATGTCGTAGAGACATTTTAGAAGATCCTGTTTCTATTTGTACACTTCACAGATTTGCAGGAGATCAGGATCTGGCAGCAAAAGGAGATAATTTACCTGAAGTAAAACCTGACACTGGTAAACATGTGGCTGTAGTAGGTGGCGGACCTGCAGGCTTATCAGCTGCCTATTACTTGCGACAAGAGGGTCATAGAGTTACCATCTTTGAAGGTGAAGAAAAATTAGGTGGATTTTTAAGATATGGTATTCCTGAATACCGACTTCCCAATGACTTGCTAGATCAAGAGATCGATCATATATTAAAACTTGGTATACAAGTAAAAACCAATAAGCGATTAGGTGAAGACTTTACCGTAGATAGCTTAAAAGAATCCGAATATGATGCAGTATTCTTAGCTATTGGCGCTCAAGAAAATAGAGATTTAGACTTGGGATGTCCTTCCGATCTAAGTGGTTTTTATTCAGGTATAGATTACCTGAAAAATATTGCGGAAGGAAAACATGTGGAATTAGGTAAAAAAGTAGTAGTTGTTGGTGGCGGTAATACCGCTATGGATGCTGCTAGAACTTCAGTTAGAATGGGAGCAGATGTGACAGTAGTTTACAGACGTTCAAGAAATGAAATGCCTGCAGATCCTAAAGAAATTGAAGAAGCCCTTGAAGAAGGTGTAGATATTCAGTTCTTGACAAATCCTTCCCAAGTGATCGGAGAAGACAAAGTAGAAGAAGTTGAATGTGTTCAAATGGAATTAGGTCCTCCTGATGAAAGTGGTAGAAGAAGACCACAACCAATTGAAGGTTCTGAATTTCGTTTACAGGCTGATTCAGTCATATTAGCTGTAGGGCAAGAAGTTGATGATGACTGCTTTGCTGACTGTGAAGCTCTGTGTGCAACTTCTTGGGGTGAAGTAGACGCCTCTGAGGAAACATTTACAACTACAGCTGAGGGAGTATTTGCGGCAGGAGACTGCGTAACAGGACCTAGTACTGTAGTTGAAGCTATTGGTCAAGCAAAGAAAGCTACCTTTTCCATCGATAAATATCTGAATGGTGAAGAAATTACTCCTATTAAAGAAGAATACAACTGCTCTCGAGGTGAGAATGAAGATATCGATCCTGAAGAATATGCTGATGAAGAATCTCAAGAACGAACTGAACAACCTACCATTGAACCTGAAAAGAGAAAAACTAGCTTCGTGGAATATGAACACGGATTTGACGAATTGAGTGCAAGAAAAGAAACTAAACGTTGCCTATCATGCGGTTGTGATGAAGTTTTTGACTGTACTTTGAAAGAACTTGCAACGGAATACGGAGTATCTGATGACGAAGTTGTTAAGATGGACAGAAAGCAAAATCATCCAATTCCAGAGGATCACCCATATATTAAGAGAGATCCAAATAAGTGTATCCTATGTGGTAGTTGTGTCAGAATCTGTAGTGAAGTCCAGGGAGTTCATGCTTTTGGAATGGTAAATAGGGGACTAGATACAATCGTACTACCTTCCCTAGAAATGCCTTTAGAAGAAACAGAATGTGAATCTTGCAGCCAGTGTATTTCCGTATGTCCAACTGGTGCTTTGACAAACAGATTAGCGCTTGAAAAACCCGGACCATGGAAAACGGACAAAAAAGATTCCGTATGTCCTCACTGCGGTGTTGGCTGCTCAATCACCTTGGAACATGCAGGAGACCAACTAGTAGGAGTAGAATCGAGAGTAAACAATGAAGTGAATGCTGGTAACTTGTGCGTGGAAGGTGCTTATCGATACAACACACTAGATCAACACGAAAACAACGAAATGGCAGAAAATGATCAAGAAGAAGCTCTTAAGAAGGCTGCCCATGAGTTAGCCAGGGTTAAAAAAGAAGGAAGCTTAGCAGTATTTATTTCACCAAAACTGCCTTTAGAAATAGCTAAACAAACTAAGCAGCTAGCCCACGGAAAACTGGGAGCTGATTATATAGCAAGTACTACTCCAATAAACTACTCAATACTCAAACAATCTAAAGAGGAATTAATGGCAGAATACGGTGGAGAGTTCAATGACTTGGATCATTCTGACTTTATAGTTATGTATAGAGTGAATCCCGGTGAAGATTATCCGGTAGTTGATAACAGAGTTAGAATGAATAAAAATAAGGGTACTCAGCTAGCCTTAATTAATGATGTAAAAACAAAATTAGATGATATTGTAGACAATTATGTAGCAGTGGATTCATCTAAAAAAGGCCAAGAAACATTAACTAGTCTAGCTAATGGTGCAGGACAAGATGAAGTAGCAAAATCCTTACAACAAGCCAAGTCACCTGTGATTATCCTTGATGGAGCCAGAATAACTGAACAAGAATTACAAGCTGTTACAGAAGTAGCAAATAAACATCAGGGCGATCTTAAAGTACTAGTTCTACAACCAGCGGGTAACAGTTATGGTTTTGTTCAAGAAGACATCCTTACTCACGAACATGAAGAAGTTATGAATAAGGTGGCGGCAGGAGATATTACCGGTGCTTTAGTAATCGAATCTGATGAAGAATTAGCTACTAAGTTATCCAATAATGGCAAATCACTTTTTGTAGCTGATATTCTTGCCGGAAGAGTGGCTGGAAATGGAGCTGCAGATGTAACCATGATGGCAGAAAGCTATCTAGAAATGGACGGTAGTTTCTACAACTCTGAAGGTAGACTACAAAAGATGTCGGCTGTGAACAAAAAGCCAGTGGTAACAGAACTTTTAGAGAAATTACAACAGTCTATGTAGATTTATATGATAAATGACGGTAAGAGAATATTCCGTTAACAAGAAAAGCAGGCTTCCTAATTTAGGGAGCCTGCTTTTTTCATATCGTGACATCAAGAATTACGTTAATTATTTTTGTGAAAAAAATCTTGATAGAGGTGGCACTACTTGTTTTTTTCTGCTAACTACATTTTCTAGGTATAAAGTATTTTCTGATAACCTTTGTTGAAATACTGATTCAACACAATTCAAATCAGTGCCTTCAACCAGTAGTAAAGAATCCTGTCTTTCAATATCAGTTACTAGAAAAAGTAACAGATCATATTGATCTTCTGTAATTATTTTTTTCATTCCCTCTTTAATACTGGGAAGGTATTCTCTCACATCTTGATAATCAACCGTGTTCATCTGTCCTATACCAACGAATTTTTCTCCAAAATTGTACTCTTTAAAGTCCTTTGTTATCATAGGAACAGGAGCTTCTTCTATTACTTCTGCACCTTTTCGAAACATTTTCTTACCGAATTCGTAGATATCAAGTCCGCTTATTTGGCTTAATTCTTGAGCAATACTGATATCAAGTTGGGTACAGGTAGGTGATTTTAAAATAACTGTATCAGATAAAATTGCTGCTAATAAAAGACCTGCTGTTGTTGGATCAGGTTTTAGATTGTGTTCTTGATATATACGAGCAATTATTGTAGCCGTAGCTCCTAGAGGTTCATTCCTAAAATAAATCGGTTCTGCCGAAGAAAGATCACCCAATTTATGATGGTCAATTATTTCTAGTATCTTTGCTTCATTAATACCCTGAACTGCCTGATGACTTTCATTATGGTCAATTAAAACAACTTCTTTTCCCTGTAATCCCAATAGATCTTTTCGAGATATGGTTCCTACAACTTGATTATCATGGTTTAGAACGGGGTAACTACGATATCTTGTCGCAAGCATTTCGTCTTTAGCTTCTTCGGTAAGGTCATCGGTATAAAAGGATACGATGTTGCCAGTATTCATGAAGTCTTTTACAGGAGTTGCCATGGTTAACAATCTAACTGTCTTTGAAGTATCATGGGGTACCGAAATGATGGAGGCATCTTTATCTTTTGCTAGATCTCTAGTTTTTGAACTTGGTTGACTATTACCTGTCAATATTAGACATTTTGCACCAGCTTTGAGACAGTTAATTTGAGCATCTTGTCTATCTCCCAACAAAACAATGTCACCCCGG encodes the following:
- a CDS encoding FAD-dependent oxidoreductase, producing MTKVKVTIDNKTVEVNPGATVLEAAEKADVEIPTLCHDPRLEPFAACRLCFVEIEGGNKPMTACSTEARDGMEVHTNSETLSEIRKSALELLLANHYGDCMAPCNQACPASVDVQGFIAHIANGKPREAASVVREQMPFPSSVGRVCPKFCEEKCRRDILEDPVSICTLHRFAGDQDLAAKGDNLPEVKPDTGKHVAVVGGGPAGLSAAYYLRQEGHRVTIFEGEEKLGGFLRYGIPEYRLPNDLLDQEIDHILKLGIQVKTNKRLGEDFTVDSLKESEYDAVFLAIGAQENRDLDLGCPSDLSGFYSGIDYLKNIAEGKHVELGKKVVVVGGGNTAMDAARTSVRMGADVTVVYRRSRNEMPADPKEIEEALEEGVDIQFLTNPSQVIGEDKVEEVECVQMELGPPDESGRRRPQPIEGSEFRLQADSVILAVGQEVDDDCFADCEALCATSWGEVDASEETFTTTAEGVFAAGDCVTGPSTVVEAIGQAKKATFSIDKYLNGEEITPIKEEYNCSRGENEDIDPEEYADEESQERTEQPTIEPEKRKTSFVEYEHGFDELSARKETKRCLSCGCDEVFDCTLKELATEYGVSDDEVVKMDRKQNHPIPEDHPYIKRDPNKCILCGSCVRICSEVQGVHAFGMVNRGLDTIVLPSLEMPLEETECESCSQCISVCPTGALTNRLALEKPGPWKTDKKDSVCPHCGVGCSITLEHAGDQLVGVESRVNNEVNAGNLCVEGAYRYNTLDQHENNEMAENDQEEALKKAAHELARVKKEGSLAVFISPKLPLEIAKQTKQLAHGKLGADYIASTTPINYSILKQSKEELMAEYGGEFNDLDHSDFIVMYRVNPGEDYPVVDNRVRMNKNKGTQLALINDVKTKLDDIVDNYVAVDSSKKGQETLTSLANGAGQDEVAKSLQQAKSPVIILDGARITEQELQAVTEVANKHQGDLKVLVLQPAGNSYGFVQEDILTHEHEEVMNKVAAGDITGALVIESDEELATKLSNNGKSLFVADILAGRVAGNGAADVTMMAESYLEMDGSFYNSEGRLQKMSAVNKKPVVTELLEKLQQSM
- a CDS encoding putative manganese-dependent inorganic diphosphatase — translated: MNRSYYKDRPIFFLGHKKPDTDSICSALAYSNFKNKVSNEHQFQGARAGEINKETEFVLNHLEVEHPPLIKDIHSRVSDMLTEEPVTINPDTTVKEINSLLKNKESKSFPVVDQHERLQGLVTMGDLAAKIMDDLEKDFLGPISFESESLVKILAGEALYLGKDKSLKGKIIVGAMSQDTLPSFVSRGDIVLLGDRQDAQINCLKAGAKCLILTGNSQPSSKTRDLAKDKDASIISVPHDTSKTVRLLTMATPVKDFMNTGNIVSFYTDDLTEEAKDEMLATRYRSYPVLNHDNQVVGTISRKDLLGLQGKEVVLIDHNESHQAVQGINEAKILEIIDHHKLGDLSSAEPIYFRNEPLGATATIIARIYQEHNLKPDPTTAGLLLAAILSDTVILKSPTCTQLDISIAQELSQISGLDIYEFGKKMFRKGAEVIEEAPVPMITKDFKEYNFGEKFVGIGQMNTVDYQDVREYLPSIKEGMKKIITEDQYDLLLFLVTDIERQDSLLLVEGTDLNCVESVFQQRLSENTLYLENVVSRKKQVVPPLSRFFSQK